One segment of Aggregicoccus sp. 17bor-14 DNA contains the following:
- the gmk gene encoding guanylate kinase — MSESTLHPGLLLVLSAPSGAGKTTLARKLLSELPGGVFSVSYTTRRPRGQERDGVDYHFVDVERFQRLIEQGGFVEWAEVHGHFYGSPQSVVDEAKAKHGVAVFDIDVQGGQAIKRKHPDALLVFILPPSMEELERRLRDRNTDSDETIRRRMLAARAEMERGAASYDFIIVNDDFERAYSDLRSVVAAERCRRGRVDLSRLKLEASLTSEPAKGRE, encoded by the coding sequence ATGAGCGAATCCACTCTGCATCCCGGTCTCCTGCTCGTCCTCTCCGCGCCGTCCGGAGCGGGGAAGACGACGCTCGCTCGCAAGCTCCTCTCGGAGCTGCCCGGGGGCGTGTTCTCGGTGAGCTACACCACGCGCCGCCCCCGTGGGCAGGAGCGCGACGGAGTGGACTACCACTTCGTCGACGTGGAGCGCTTCCAGCGCCTGATCGAGCAGGGCGGCTTCGTGGAGTGGGCCGAGGTCCACGGGCACTTCTACGGCAGCCCTCAGTCGGTTGTGGACGAGGCGAAGGCGAAGCACGGCGTCGCCGTCTTCGACATCGACGTGCAGGGAGGGCAGGCGATCAAGCGCAAGCACCCCGATGCCCTCCTCGTGTTCATCCTGCCCCCTTCGATGGAGGAGCTGGAGCGCAGGCTCCGCGACCGGAACACCGACTCGGACGAGACCATCCGCCGCCGGATGCTGGCCGCGCGCGCAGAGATGGAGCGGGGTGCCGCCTCCTACGACTTCATCATCGTGAACGACGACTTCGAGCGTGCGTACTCCGACCTCCGCTCAGTGGTGGCCGCCGAGCGGTGCCGCCGCGGACGTGTCGATCTCTCGC
- a CDS encoding Trm112 family protein — protein MKLEEAVLALLACPRCKGPLTHGSDGAVLVCAACRLAYPVEGGVPDLLPESARPLDLAAKSP, from the coding sequence ATGAAGCTCGAAGAGGCAGTGCTCGCCCTGCTCGCGTGTCCGCGGTGCAAGGGACCGCTCACACACGGGAGCGACGGTGCCGTGCTCGTCTGTGCGGCGTGTCGCCTCGCGTACCCGGTGGAGGGCGGCGTCCCGGACCTGCTCCCGGAGAGCGCGCGGCCGCTTGACCTGGCCGCCAAAAGCCCCTAG
- a CDS encoding glycosyltransferase family 4 protein, whose protein sequence is MSAPRPLVVHPHFHPRRTGVTRHVEMVVPALAEHQETRTLGRTLEPGLPTIGWRELWRRAGQEPVIWHAHRNNELLWGLALKALGRRVRVVFTRHSARPGRFTRLIARGADRVVALTAPMAAELHLPADVVGHGIDLSRFVPPQDRDEAWRALEVGGRWGIGVIGRVRPAKGQGDFVAALAPLLAAHPEWRAVLVGAVKPPEQGFAEALRAQGGSGLALLGERSDVERWYRGLTVMVQPSHTEGYSMVLLEAMASGCCVVAARLPYSEDAIVHGETGFLYPPGDVPALRSLLASLLADPARARAMGAAAAAAARTRFGVSHEAQALTRVYASLDR, encoded by the coding sequence GTGAGCGCGCCCCGTCCGCTCGTGGTGCACCCGCACTTCCATCCGCGCCGCACGGGCGTGACGCGCCACGTGGAGATGGTGGTGCCTGCGCTCGCCGAGCACCAGGAGACGCGCACCCTGGGCCGCACGCTGGAGCCGGGGCTGCCCACCATCGGCTGGCGCGAGCTCTGGCGGCGGGCGGGACAGGAGCCGGTCATCTGGCACGCGCACCGCAACAACGAGCTGCTCTGGGGCCTGGCGCTCAAGGCGCTGGGGCGGCGCGTGCGCGTGGTGTTCACCCGGCACTCCGCGCGGCCCGGGCGCTTCACCCGCCTCATCGCCCGCGGCGCGGACCGCGTCGTCGCGCTCACGGCGCCCATGGCGGCCGAGCTGCACCTGCCGGCGGACGTGGTGGGCCACGGCATCGACCTCTCGCGCTTCGTGCCGCCGCAGGATCGGGACGAGGCCTGGCGCGCCCTGGAGGTGGGAGGCCGCTGGGGCATCGGGGTCATCGGCCGCGTGCGTCCCGCGAAGGGGCAGGGGGACTTCGTCGCGGCGCTCGCGCCGCTGCTTGCCGCGCATCCCGAGTGGCGCGCCGTGCTGGTGGGGGCGGTCAAGCCGCCCGAGCAGGGCTTCGCGGAGGCGCTGCGCGCGCAGGGCGGCAGTGGGCTCGCGCTGCTCGGCGAGCGCTCGGACGTCGAGCGCTGGTACCGCGGCCTCACGGTGATGGTGCAGCCCTCGCACACCGAGGGCTACTCGATGGTCCTCCTCGAGGCCATGGCCTCCGGCTGCTGCGTGGTGGCGGCACGGCTGCCCTACTCGGAGGACGCCATCGTGCACGGCGAGACGGGCTTCCTCTATCCACCGGGAGATGTCCCGGCGCTCCGCTCGCTCCTCGCCTCCCTGCTCGCAGACCCCGCACGCGCCCGCGCGATGGGGGCCGCCGCCGCTGCCGCTGCGCGCACCCGCTTCGGCGTGAGCCACGAGGCGCAGGCACTCACCCGGGTCTACGCGTCACTCGACCGCTGA
- the lpxK gene encoding tetraacyldisaccharide 4'-kinase — MSEPTILERVFYPGGVEPWSRRALLAPLTGLSWAFGAGVWARGALYTGGVLRPERVEGVRVVSVGNLHVGGTGKTPAVLHLAQQLIAAGRRVGVLSRGYGRTAKRPYAFQGRALLPSPEEVGDEPLLIAKRCPEAWVFVGPDRRALARQARDEHGLDTLLLDDGFQHRKLARDEDLVVLDASAGLGNGHLLPRGPLREPPSALHRATLFWVREGAGPAAPLPALPGPVVRVRYAPSAWIEPSGAALPPAALQGAPVLALAGLARPAGFLATLRSLGTDLRGTALFPDHHRFSAAELREVSAKAEQLGARVVTTEKDAVRLPPSFACWQVRLEVQVMEGEAHLRRALGLSSSLG, encoded by the coding sequence ATGAGCGAGCCCACCATCCTCGAGCGCGTCTTCTACCCTGGGGGCGTCGAGCCCTGGTCCAGGCGCGCACTGCTCGCTCCGCTCACCGGTCTCTCGTGGGCGTTCGGCGCGGGCGTGTGGGCGCGCGGGGCGCTCTACACGGGAGGGGTCTTGCGCCCGGAGCGCGTGGAGGGCGTGCGCGTCGTCTCGGTGGGCAACCTCCACGTGGGTGGGACGGGGAAGACGCCCGCGGTGCTGCACCTGGCCCAGCAGCTCATTGCCGCCGGCCGGCGCGTGGGCGTGCTGAGCCGTGGCTACGGCCGCACGGCGAAGCGGCCCTACGCCTTCCAGGGCCGCGCACTGCTGCCCTCGCCAGAGGAGGTCGGGGACGAGCCGCTGCTCATCGCGAAGCGCTGCCCCGAGGCCTGGGTCTTCGTCGGCCCGGACCGCCGCGCGCTGGCGCGGCAGGCGCGCGACGAGCACGGCCTGGACACGCTGCTGCTCGACGACGGCTTCCAGCACCGCAAGCTCGCGCGCGACGAGGACCTGGTGGTGCTCGACGCGAGCGCAGGGCTGGGCAATGGCCACCTGCTGCCGCGCGGGCCGCTGCGAGAGCCCCCCTCTGCGCTGCACCGGGCCACGCTCTTCTGGGTTCGCGAAGGTGCAGGCCCTGCGGCGCCGCTGCCCGCGCTGCCAGGGCCGGTGGTTCGCGTGCGCTATGCGCCGAGCGCCTGGATCGAACCCTCCGGCGCGGCACTGCCTCCCGCGGCACTCCAGGGTGCCCCGGTGCTCGCGCTCGCCGGCCTCGCGCGGCCCGCGGGCTTCCTCGCCACCTTGCGCTCGCTGGGCACGGACCTGCGCGGCACGGCGCTGTTCCCCGATCACCACCGCTTCAGCGCCGCGGAGCTGCGCGAGGTCAGCGCGAAGGCCGAGCAGCTGGGCGCACGGGTGGTCACGACGGAGAAGGACGCGGTGCGGCTGCCTCCGTCCTTCGCCTGTTGGCAGGTGCGCCTCGAGGTGCAGGTGATGGAGGGGGAGGCCCACCTCCGGCGCGCCCTCGGGCTCTCGTCCAGCCTCGGCTGA
- a CDS encoding adenylyltransferase/cytidyltransferase family protein, translated as MRTLDKLQSLEALAEQRERWRREGRTVALANGVFDLLHVGHVRYLEGARALADVLVVAVNSDASTRAYKGPGRPIIPENERAELVAALACTDAVLVFDEPNVRGIIRALRPDVHVKGTDYTPDTIPEADEVCAYGGRTAVSGDPKDHSTTALAARLKP; from the coding sequence ATGAGGACACTGGACAAGCTGCAGTCCCTCGAGGCCCTCGCGGAGCAGCGCGAGCGCTGGCGGCGCGAAGGCCGGACCGTGGCGCTGGCCAACGGCGTCTTCGACCTGCTGCACGTGGGGCACGTGCGCTACCTCGAGGGCGCGCGGGCGCTGGCGGATGTCCTGGTGGTGGCGGTGAACTCGGACGCCTCCACCCGCGCGTACAAGGGCCCGGGTCGGCCCATCATCCCGGAGAACGAGCGGGCGGAGCTGGTGGCCGCGCTGGCCTGCACCGATGCCGTCCTCGTCTTCGACGAGCCCAACGTCCGCGGCATCATCCGCGCGCTGCGCCCGGACGTGCACGTGAAGGGGACGGACTACACCCCGGACACCATCCCCGAGGCCGACGAGGTGTGCGCCTACGGGGGCCGCACCGCCGTCTCGGGAGACCCGAAGGACCACAGCACCACGGCCCTGGCGGCCCGGCTCAAACCCTGA
- a CDS encoding glycosyltransferase: MRILHLLASPFFSGPAENVALLARAQAQLGHEVHIAVDRKRESTLAEEPIAPRLREWGLLDEGGLELSVKSTPWAVLRDLRRLRTRPLDVVHAHFTHDHLLARWGRPPGSVLVRSVHAPRSLRRSLPHADAYTVFSGQDRTRLAGHAVLQLPALVDERFTPAPDVGALRAALGLRGAPLIGMVSTFQPSRRHGLGLDAFARLHPKRPGAHLVLVGDGALEGALRAQVQALELGHAVTFAGYRSGAEFVRWLQALDEVWLLGLGNDWSARAAAQARACGVRVVAVAEGALPSLADALVSDPTPDAVVAASLSGTRSPRSLPTHREVAEATLALYDAARSRR, from the coding sequence ATGCGCATCCTCCACCTGCTCGCCAGCCCCTTCTTCAGCGGCCCCGCCGAGAACGTGGCGCTGCTCGCGCGGGCGCAGGCGCAGCTCGGCCACGAGGTGCACATCGCCGTCGACCGCAAGCGCGAGTCCACCCTCGCGGAGGAGCCCATCGCGCCGCGCCTGCGCGAGTGGGGCCTGCTGGACGAGGGAGGCCTGGAGCTGTCGGTGAAGTCCACGCCCTGGGCCGTGCTGCGCGACCTGCGCCGGCTGCGCACGCGCCCCCTGGACGTGGTGCACGCGCACTTCACGCACGATCACCTCCTGGCTCGGTGGGGCCGGCCCCCGGGCAGCGTGCTCGTGCGCTCGGTGCACGCGCCGCGCAGCCTGCGGCGAAGCCTTCCGCATGCGGACGCGTACACCGTGTTCAGCGGCCAGGACCGCACACGCCTCGCAGGGCACGCCGTGCTCCAGCTCCCGGCGCTGGTGGACGAGCGCTTCACGCCGGCGCCCGACGTCGGCGCCCTGCGCGCGGCGCTCGGCCTGCGCGGCGCGCCGCTGATCGGCATGGTGTCCACCTTCCAGCCCTCGCGCCGCCACGGCCTCGGGCTGGACGCCTTCGCCCGCCTCCACCCGAAGCGTCCCGGGGCGCACCTGGTGCTCGTGGGAGATGGCGCACTCGAGGGCGCCCTGCGTGCGCAGGTGCAGGCGCTCGAGCTGGGACACGCCGTGACCTTCGCGGGGTATCGCTCGGGCGCCGAGTTCGTCCGCTGGCTCCAGGCGCTGGACGAGGTGTGGCTCCTCGGGCTCGGCAATGACTGGAGCGCGAGGGCTGCCGCACAGGCACGCGCCTGTGGGGTGCGCGTGGTGGCCGTGGCGGAGGGCGCGCTCCCGTCGCTCGCCGACGCGCTCGTCAGCGACCCGACGCCAGACGCGGTCGTCGCGGCATCGCTCTCGGGCACGCGCTCACCCCGGTCGCTGCCCACGCACCGCGAGGTGGCCGAGGCCACGCTCGCCCTCTACGACGCCGCGCGGAGTCGACGATGA
- a CDS encoding YicC/YloC family endoribonuclease, with amino-acid sequence MLRSMTGFGAGRARVGDEELSVELRSLNHKFCEVKARLPRELATLEPALVKQVKDRLARGSVELLVRRQSPTATGTVPTIDLGLAREYARAFRELSSSLGLSGELSLSQLVNQPGVVRLEERGANVEEAATACQAALGQALSALEEMRRVEGEAIRADLESRLSLISGWASEVAQLAPRSVDDYRRRLEERVAELSRGMTVDPQRLAQEVAVFAERTDIAEEMTRLSSHLEQFRALIQSSEPSGRRMDFLVQEMHREVNTTGSKSQHAEISNRVVSMKAEVERIREQVQNVE; translated from the coding sequence ATGTTGAGGAGCATGACGGGGTTCGGCGCGGGACGCGCCCGGGTAGGTGACGAGGAGCTCAGCGTCGAGCTGCGCTCCCTCAACCACAAGTTCTGCGAGGTGAAGGCACGCCTGCCGCGCGAGCTGGCCACGCTGGAGCCGGCGCTCGTGAAGCAGGTGAAGGACCGGCTCGCCCGAGGCTCCGTGGAGCTGCTCGTGCGCCGCCAGTCGCCGACGGCCACAGGCACGGTGCCCACCATCGACCTCGGGCTCGCCCGCGAGTACGCACGCGCGTTTCGGGAGCTCTCCAGCTCGCTCGGCCTCTCGGGCGAGCTGAGCCTCTCGCAGCTCGTGAACCAGCCGGGCGTCGTGCGCCTCGAGGAGCGCGGAGCGAACGTCGAGGAGGCCGCCACAGCCTGTCAGGCCGCACTGGGCCAGGCGCTGAGCGCGCTCGAGGAGATGCGGCGCGTGGAGGGCGAGGCCATCCGGGCCGATCTCGAGTCGCGCCTCTCCCTCATCTCCGGCTGGGCCTCGGAGGTCGCGCAGCTCGCCCCGCGCTCCGTGGACGACTACCGCCGCCGCCTCGAGGAGCGGGTGGCCGAGCTCTCGCGGGGGATGACGGTCGACCCCCAGCGCCTCGCGCAGGAGGTCGCGGTCTTCGCCGAGCGCACCGACATCGCGGAGGAGATGACCCGACTCTCGAGCCACCTCGAGCAGTTCCGGGCGCTCATCCAGAGCAGCGAGCCCTCGGGGCGCCGCATGGACTTCCTCGTGCAGGAGATGCACCGGGAGGTGAACACCACGGGCTCCAAGAGCCAGCACGCCGAGATCTCGAACCGGGTCGTCTCGATGAAGGCCGAGGTCGAGCGCATCCGCGAGCAGGTTCAGAACGTCGAATGA
- a CDS encoding bifunctional heptose 7-phosphate kinase/heptose 1-phosphate adenyltransferase, translating into MRAASPPRKPPELSRLPRLFPRRRVLVVGDLVADHYIYGQTDRVSREAPVLIVRYESAEVKLGGGANVAANLRSLEGEVRALGALGDDEMGRELRQQFRSRGIALSAVGGPGVETETKTRILAGGVSTTRQQMLRLDRSRRTSLPPRARRELARQLVRAARDADAIVVSDYGAGVVGDEVRASLRALAAEGMPVCVDSRYALASFTGVTVCKPNEPELESLAGRPVRTEAELLDAGHAALRRLQCQALLVTRGRHGMVLFDAKGGVERIPVHGMKEAVDVTGAGDTVIASFALGLAAGGTFLEAARLANVAGALVVQKQGTATVSREELQAELRGRG; encoded by the coding sequence ATGCGCGCCGCCTCTCCGCCTCGCAAGCCGCCCGAGCTCTCGCGTCTGCCCCGCCTCTTCCCTCGCCGCCGCGTGCTCGTGGTCGGCGACCTGGTCGCGGACCACTACATCTACGGCCAGACGGACCGCGTGAGCCGCGAGGCACCGGTGCTGATCGTCCGCTACGAGTCCGCCGAGGTGAAGCTCGGCGGCGGAGCGAACGTGGCGGCGAACCTGCGCAGCCTGGAGGGCGAGGTCCGCGCGCTCGGCGCCCTCGGGGACGATGAGATGGGGCGGGAGCTGCGGCAGCAGTTCCGCTCGCGCGGCATCGCGCTCAGCGCGGTGGGCGGCCCGGGCGTGGAGACCGAGACCAAGACGCGCATCCTCGCGGGAGGTGTGAGCACGACGCGCCAGCAGATGCTGCGGCTGGACCGCAGCCGGCGCACGTCCTTGCCGCCGCGGGCGCGGCGCGAGCTCGCGCGGCAGCTGGTGCGCGCCGCGCGCGATGCGGATGCCATCGTCGTGAGCGACTACGGGGCAGGGGTGGTGGGCGACGAGGTACGAGCGTCGCTGCGCGCACTCGCCGCGGAGGGGATGCCGGTCTGCGTCGACTCCCGCTATGCGCTCGCCTCGTTCACGGGCGTCACGGTCTGCAAGCCCAACGAGCCCGAGCTGGAGAGCCTCGCCGGCCGCCCGGTGCGCACCGAGGCAGAGCTGCTGGACGCGGGGCACGCCGCCCTGCGGCGTCTCCAGTGCCAGGCGCTCCTCGTCACCCGGGGCCGCCACGGCATGGTGCTCTTCGATGCGAAGGGGGGCGTGGAGCGCATCCCCGTCCACGGGATGAAGGAGGCAGTGGACGTGACCGGAGCGGGGGACACGGTCATCGCGAGCTTCGCGCTGGGGCTCGCGGCGGGCGGCACCTTCCTGGAGGCGGCGCGCCTCGCGAACGTCGCGGGGGCACTCGTCGTGCAGAAGCAGGGGACGGCCACGGTCTCGCGCGAGGAGCTGCAGGCGGAGCTGCGGGGGCGCGGATGA
- a CDS encoding 3-deoxy-D-manno-octulosonic acid transferase, producing MRLLYVLASYVLFALLFPVLSLHRKTRNGLLQRLGFYPAGIVPAGSGPTLWLHGASAGDLLALSPMFAPLRARFPGCRIVLSTTTNSGYMMARERLAKQIDVVVYAPYDLWGATRRAVRALRPDLLVLEYTEIWPNLIRAVKRSGARVALTNGRFSPAHLGRYRTLFSLIGNPLREIDLFLMREDDEAERVLRLGAPLERVWVTGNTKFDALTVPNVAAADESLRRSLGLPDEARVLIAGSTHEGEEEHVLEVYRRLRAQHPDLRLVIAPRYIDRAGRILALAQEAGLTAGLRSQENRQGAPVVVLDTIGELSRAYRLATLVFVGGSFTLRGGQNILEPAAQGRPVLFGPHMENFHDSVQVLVGRGGIQVNDPDHLYRVIAELLGRPDTIASLGELAQSAVRQVSGASARNVDHMDRLLTGGRREDRSASPRPAVGP from the coding sequence ATGCGCCTCCTCTACGTCCTCGCCAGCTACGTGCTCTTCGCGCTGCTCTTCCCGGTGCTCTCGCTGCACCGCAAGACGCGCAACGGCCTGCTGCAGCGCCTCGGCTTCTACCCGGCGGGCATCGTCCCGGCGGGAAGCGGGCCCACGCTCTGGCTGCACGGCGCGAGCGCGGGAGACCTGCTCGCGCTCTCCCCGATGTTCGCTCCGCTGCGCGCCCGCTTCCCCGGCTGCCGCATCGTGCTCTCCACGACCACGAACTCGGGCTACATGATGGCGCGCGAGCGGCTCGCGAAGCAGATCGACGTGGTGGTGTACGCGCCCTACGATCTCTGGGGCGCGACGCGCCGGGCCGTCCGGGCGCTGCGCCCGGACCTGCTCGTGCTCGAGTACACCGAGATCTGGCCCAACCTGATCCGCGCCGTGAAGCGCTCCGGGGCGCGCGTGGCGCTCACCAACGGGCGCTTCAGCCCCGCGCACCTGGGCCGCTACCGCACGCTCTTCTCGCTCATCGGCAACCCGCTGCGGGAGATCGACCTCTTCCTCATGCGCGAGGACGACGAGGCCGAGCGCGTCCTGCGACTCGGCGCCCCACTCGAGCGCGTCTGGGTGACGGGCAACACCAAGTTCGACGCGCTCACCGTGCCGAACGTGGCCGCGGCCGACGAGAGCCTGCGGCGCTCGCTCGGCCTCCCCGATGAGGCGCGCGTGCTCATCGCGGGGAGCACCCACGAGGGCGAGGAGGAGCACGTCCTCGAGGTCTACCGCCGCCTCCGGGCGCAGCACCCGGACCTGCGGCTCGTCATTGCGCCGCGCTACATCGACCGCGCCGGACGCATCCTCGCGCTCGCGCAGGAGGCGGGGCTGACGGCGGGCCTTCGCTCGCAGGAGAACCGGCAGGGCGCGCCCGTGGTGGTGCTGGACACCATCGGCGAGCTCAGCCGCGCGTACCGGCTCGCCACGCTGGTCTTCGTGGGCGGCTCCTTCACCCTGCGCGGAGGCCAGAACATCCTGGAGCCTGCGGCCCAGGGCCGCCCCGTGCTCTTCGGGCCGCACATGGAGAACTTCCACGACAGCGTGCAGGTGCTCGTGGGGCGCGGAGGCATCCAGGTGAACGACCCGGATCACCTCTACCGCGTCATCGCCGAGCTGCTTGGCCGTCCGGACACCATCGCCTCGCTCGGCGAGCTCGCGCAGAGCGCCGTGCGACAGGTCTCCGGCGCGAGCGCGCGCAACGTGGACCACATGGACCGCCTGCTCACCGGAGGCCGGCGCGAGGACCGCAGCGCGAGCCCTCGCCCCGCGGTGGGCCCGTGA
- a CDS encoding PHP domain-containing protein has translation MRPAALAIRLLRALAGLVLLLLGYVGLFSLRASAVDYPVLAPAGPSGAWVRGAYHVHTLRSDGRGTLQEVVAASKRAGLGFVVVTDHNDFAPAAPAYVDGVLVVPGVELSTPSGHLVALGAPHPLDASAREGGIDAVRAAGALAFLAHPVQRKNPWRDWEGAPRATGLELYSADSLFREALAEPFARLLPAAGAFLANPEHGLLLLAHEDSPALPRLLGLAARGPQVALCAHDAHGLPPYADVFRTFALYVPAPGGQLPADPALAASQVVQALGSGRALCAFRALGEPPDFALEGLAASGPGARRAHAGDVLRVRLPPLPPEQVRVRVWGQGRLLADGRSVQLSGPGAVQVEVWVLGPGRLWGREWRPWLVPSPVQVLPRAAGI, from the coding sequence GTGAGGCCCGCGGCGCTCGCCATCCGCCTGCTGAGGGCCCTCGCCGGCCTGGTGCTGCTCCTGCTCGGGTACGTGGGCCTGTTCAGCCTGCGCGCGAGCGCCGTGGACTATCCGGTCCTGGCCCCCGCTGGGCCCTCCGGCGCGTGGGTGCGCGGGGCCTACCACGTCCACACGCTGCGCTCCGACGGCCGCGGCACGCTGCAGGAGGTGGTCGCTGCTTCGAAGCGCGCGGGGCTCGGCTTCGTCGTCGTGACGGACCACAACGACTTCGCGCCCGCTGCACCCGCGTATGTCGACGGCGTGCTGGTGGTCCCCGGCGTCGAGCTCTCCACGCCCAGCGGCCACCTCGTCGCGCTCGGCGCCCCGCATCCGCTCGATGCCTCGGCGCGCGAGGGCGGCATCGACGCGGTCCGCGCCGCGGGCGCCCTGGCCTTCCTCGCGCACCCGGTGCAGCGCAAGAACCCGTGGCGCGACTGGGAGGGGGCGCCGCGTGCGACGGGGCTCGAGCTGTACAGCGCGGACTCGCTCTTCCGCGAGGCGCTCGCCGAGCCCTTCGCGCGCCTCCTGCCCGCGGCGGGCGCCTTCCTCGCCAACCCCGAGCACGGCCTGCTCCTGCTCGCGCACGAGGACTCGCCCGCACTCCCGCGGCTGCTCGGGCTCGCGGCGCGTGGGCCGCAGGTCGCACTCTGCGCCCACGACGCCCACGGCCTTCCTCCCTACGCGGACGTCTTCCGCACCTTCGCGCTCTACGTCCCCGCGCCCGGGGGCCAGCTGCCCGCGGACCCCGCGCTCGCGGCCTCGCAGGTCGTGCAGGCGCTCGGCTCTGGCCGCGCGCTGTGTGCGTTCCGCGCGCTGGGCGAGCCCCCCGACTTCGCGCTCGAGGGGCTCGCTGCCTCGGGTCCCGGGGCCCGCCGCGCGCACGCAGGCGACGTGCTGCGCGTGCGCCTGCCCCCGCTGCCGCCCGAGCAGGTGCGCGTGCGGGTGTGGGGGCAGGGGAGGCTCCTGGCGGACGGCCGCAGCGTGCAGCTCAGCGGCCCCGGCGCGGTGCAGGTGGAGGTCTGGGTGCTCGGCCCCGGACGGCTGTGGGGACGCGAGTGGCGCCCGTGGCTCGTCCCCAGCCCCGTGCAGGTGCTGCCGCGCGCCGCGGGCATCTGA